AGCGGTTCTAAATACCCCAGCAATCGATCTAACCAACGCCGACTCAAATCAGAATTCTCATTATCCTGATGTGCATAGCAGATAAACACAGGTGGAACGGGTGGCATAGAAAAGGCGATCGCAAATGTATTTCTTTTCTACTCGAATGAAGTAATTTTTTCCACCTCATCTTTTCCCTTGTGTAACCGCTCCCATCTCTAGCGATCGCCAGCCTATACTTCACGCACCCCTTTACTGGCTTTGCGATCGCCTACTACTCAACTCCCGACGCTTGCCGTTGCATCAACCGTTGCACACTCCCCAACGCCCGATTTAACTCATACCCCTTCCGTTGGGGATTGGCGAGATAGGCTTGCTGCTCCTGCTCGATCATCAACACATCTTGACGGACTAACCCATCGAGCAAGCCCTTCGCAGAACCGAAAAAGCTGTCTTTGATGAAGCGACGAAACCATTCCGGGAGCTTGTGCAATCGAGGAAAGGCATTTAACGACGTGAAGTGAATTAAATAGGCGCGAGTATGAGTCTCGTGAACGGGACAAAGCAGGCAATAAATTCTGAAGTCATCACCCAGTTTAGATGCCCAGTGAGGATAGACATAACTAACATCTAACGGTTCAGGATGTAGTTGCCGCATTGCAGGAATGAATAGCTGCGCCACCGACCAGATTTTGTTGATGGTGTAGTAGCTCTGAGCCTGGTAGTGAGCCACGACGCGATCGCCCGTCTCCTCCAAGTCCTCCAGTTTTGCCTCTGCCCATGCCTGATAGCTCTGATGCAAGTGCCCGTGGTGCATATCCATCAGGTTTTCGATCAGGTAGGAGTAGTGGGCTTCACATTCGATGGTGGTGAATGACCCGATGTAATTGAGGTGATCCCATTCCGGTAAGCCCATTAGAGGAACGGTATGTTGCAGCGTGGCATCCCCCGGAAAGAGCCAGATAAAGCCATCCTGCTCCCGCACCGGGTAGGTGCGAATCTGGCAGGTGGGTAACTTCTGGTTATCCGCCAGATAGGGAACCGCCGCACAACGTCCCTCAGCATTGAATTGCCAACCGTGATAGATACATTCCAACTGACCATTCACCACATTCCCCTCGCTCAGCCTGACATGGCGATGGGGACACCGATCTTCGAGCGCATGAACCTCACCCGATTGATCCCGATAGAGCACGATCGCCTGATGCCACAGAGTCACTCCAACGGGTTTTGCCTGCACCTCACCACTCTGAGCAACCACATACCAGTGATTCAGGTTGATTCCCAGACGACGCACATCGCGAGTAGAAGTGGTGGAGAGAGGAGTGTCAAGCATAGTTGGGGGAATAGGAGTGGAAGGGTGGGGAATTAAACAGGAGAGACGCAATTAATTGCGTCTGTACAGCCACATTAGCAGGGAGTGGGGAGTGGGGTAGGGTCAATCGTCAATCGCCCATCGTCAATCGTCAATCGTCAATCGTCAATTGTTAATTGTTCGTTGCTCCTGATCCGTGACTCTCAGCTATTAACCATTAACCATTGACTACTAACCATTGACTATTAACCATTAACCATTAACCATTAACCATTGACCATTAACCATTAACTACTGACCATTAACCATTAACCATTGACCATTAACTACTGACTTCAAATTTGCAGCAGTCCCTGCGGTGAGACAGTCAAGAGCGATCGCCGCTGTACCCCTTCTCGATGCAGGATTTCGTTCGCGGCTAATAAGCCACTGCTAACGGCACGCTCCATCAAGCCACAGGGGAAGGGCATTTTCACCCAATCTCCAGCAAACATCAGGTTAGAGACTAGCGTAGCGGTTTCAGGGCGATCGCTATAACTATTCGGCGGAAATCCGGCAAAATTCTTCTGATTCACCAACTCACGATGCAACATGGTTGCACTTTGCAGTGCAGGGACGATCTCGTAGAGTTCGCTTTCAAAAGTGGTGAGCAATGCTTGCTGCGTCGGAAATTCTCGCTCTTTGTAGCAGTAAGCGTGTAGTTCGACGACGCTACCTCCTGTCCGTTTTGCCCAGTCGATATAGTCGTCCTGAATGCGGTGATAGAGGGTGATGCTGTCAGTGAGACGATAGCCAGACAATGAGGTGAAGTCGCTGTGCTCCCAGTCAAAGTCGCGATCGAACCAGAAGCGAGCGACCGCAAACGGATCGGCAACCGTTAGCTCCTGCACCTGTTTCGCAACTTGGGCGTGAGGTTCTCCCTCAGATAGAGAGAACAAGTGCTGAACGCCGGGAATATCGGCGGCAAACACGTAGTAGTCCGCCTGAACCGTTTGAGTTGGGGTTGTGTCGGCTTGCATCGCCACCAGTTGGATCTGCTCGCCATCGCGACTGAGGACTTTAAAGCGCGGCAGATCGCGTTGGGCAGGACCCCGCAGCACCCGACCCCGATCATCATACTCCGCTCCATGGCAGGGGCAGTGGAAGTGCCCATCGGTTTCAGTGTGGACGGTGCAACCCTGGTGTGTGCAAGAGAGCGACATGGCTTCCTGCTGATTGGGGGCGATCGCATAGACCGCATCTCCCGCTCCAAAAAACTCCAGTTCATCGGTGCTGAGTAACGGGTTACGCTTCACCCAAAACGGCACCGTGCGGCTATTGCCCCCAATTTGATACTCCACGCTGCTGATCCGCCCTTGATCCCAGCCAACCCGGTTGACGGTGGCTTCTGTGATTACCTGTCCACCTGTGGCTGTGATGGCATTCACGATGGGATCAACCAGGCTTCTGCCCATGTCTTGAACCGTACCATTGAAGGCTAACCCCTCTGGATTGCCGAAGAAGTAGAAGTGGAAGAACTGCATCAACTCCGCCGCACTCATGACATCGGGAGCATTGAGGCTGGACTTGGCAAAAGGCAGGAAGTACAGGTCGTATAAGCCGCGTGGAAACTCGTTCTCAACCCATTGGGCAACGGAGAGGTGATCTAACCGCCCATAGCTCTTTTGCGGATGAAACCCGGTAATCTCTCGAAAGACCTGCCAGTGGGCATATTTGGTCAGGTTTAAGCCCCACTGCAAGCGGTTGGTAGACGCGATCGCCAGATCCACAATGTTCCAGGGAAAGGCGGAATGACTGGGGCGAAAGACTTCCGGGTCGTATTTCTTATCCCGGTACACCACGGAATAGTAGTTGAGCGATTTGAAATGGTTCTCAATCTCTAGCTCAGAAACAATGCTTTTGAGGTTGTAGTATTGCGGGAAGAATCCGTGGAATCCGTGCTCCATCCGGAAGGGTTGGTCACCGACTTGAATATCCCAACTGGCAATTTTGCCCCCCAGTTGGGCTGCCCGTTCCAACAACGTAACCACAAATCCGCGCTGACTTAACTCATAGGCACACGCTAGCCCTGCTAGCCCTCCACCAATCACCACCACTTGTTTAGGTTGATCGAGTTGATAGGGCAACGCCAGAGTATCTTGCTTAAAGACGGTGGGCTGGGGCTTCATTAGCCGCGAATAGCCGACCAATCCACCTATCGTGCCAATTCCAAAGAGTTTGAGTAAGGTACGTCGAGAAATAGACGGAGAAGAAGAGCTAGATAACCAATCCATTCGTTAAAAGTAGCCAAATGTTAAAAACAGCCCAATGTCATCAACGCTTTTCAACAGGTGATATGAAGCAGTCCCCCTTGGGGTAATTGCACTACCCCTGATCAAGCAACACTTTACCCCATATATTCTGAAAGCAATGCATTTGTTGTGAAGAAATCGCTTGATTGCCCGTCATTCTAAACAAATGATTGTCAGCATTGATCTCAAACAACATATACATAAATTGCTACAGATATAAGAGATAAAGCCAATAGCGGCAATATTAAATGACCTCACTCAGAATGTAAAGTTAAATCAAGTTGAAGTGTGTTGCTGCGCATTAAATTCTGTAAACAGCATTCGCTGCGATCGCTCCATAGAATTGAGCAAAACCCTTGATACGCAAATATCATAGGCTCTAACTCAGTTCAGAGAAGAGAAACTTATAAGTGATCCTTAGTACTGTGATTCACAGATAGGGTTTGGAAATAAAACCAGGGGGGTATGGGGGCTGTGCCCCAGCCTGGGGTTCCACCCCTGCACCCCGAATTCCCACCCCTATTTACGACGAGTTGTACTTAGACCAGAGCATAAAGCCAATCAAAGCTTTTAGACCAGACGCTTCGAGGATGGCATCTCGCTGAAACCGAACCTGTTCCTCAGGGGGTGGTAAAAGTTCGTTGAGAACGGTCTGGTCAAAAAATACTCCCATTTGCTCTTGACATTGACTTGCTTGCCGTCGGAGGGATCGCCAACCTGGATTGTTGAAATCACAAATGCGGTAGTAGTAGCGGCGATCGCGCCCCAGTTTTCGCAGCAGTCGTTGCCACTTTGACTGTAGAAGATGCCATTGAGCCAGCCTCTCAGAGGTTTTGGTTGCTAGTAGTGGCTTTGTGTTGAACTCGTTGCGATCAAGGGGCAATTGAGCCAATGCGGGAAATTGGGTGCAGAGGAGTTGTTTTTGAGCGTAGCGATCGCACAGGATTTGAATGGGCAGAGCCATCGTTGTTGTAATCAGTTGGCGATCGAGACTCAGCAGCACAGGCCACGCTCCAAAGGTCAATTTCCATGCCGCTGACCCAATGTGAAATCGCTGTTGATGTTGGAGTTCAAACAGCCAGATCCGGCGCAGGTCGTCCTCGGCATAGCTCTCATACCGTGCTCGAATCTGCTGATAAATGTCGGAAACCAGATCTCCAAATATCTCGCGCCGACAGAGCCGCTTGAGGATCTCAGGTTGAATGCCCCAGTGATTGATGCCACGAGTAAAGAACAGGTCAAACGGAGGCACATTCGTTCGATTTCGCGGCATGGGTAACGGTCCTCCCACAACCGCATCCAGAGAGTACCCACTGACCACCCGATGAGCCAGATCTCGCAAATGCGAGTGAATTCCCCAGTTCATCCCCCAGTTGTACCCGTTTGCCAGGTGTTCCCAGCGAGTCACGAGGTGCATGTGGTCGGGATACTGTTGTAGCGGCATGGCGATCGCACGATGCTTGAACCCCAGTTCGCGGGCGACCCGTCGGGCACACTGCATTTCGATATCGGTCGAGATGCCCAGCGTCAAAGCCACAACATCTGCCTGTTGGCGATCGAGATAGCCAGCCAACAGGCGCGAGTCCAATCCACCAGAAAGCATCAACGCATAGGACTGTCCCGGTGGAGCGTGGCGCACCAACGATTGCTCAATCGTCTGTCCCAACAGGTCCAGTTGTTCCGCCAAGGATAAGGCTGCGTAATGGTTACTCTGAGACGCTCCTAAAAGTTGAGTTTGGCTGATCTCCTGAGGAGCCTTTTCAGGTTGACAAACCAGCAGATGACCTGCCGCTAAACGCAAAACGCCTTGCCAGAGGGTTTGACCTGCAAATAGACCATTGGTAAGCAAAATGCCGACCAAGCCCGCTGGATTGAATCGGGGTTGAAACAGGGGGTGATAGCGAAATAGCTCTGGACTGGATGCCACAAGAACGACGTCCGCTTGTGTCCAGTAGTACACCGGAAACAGTCCCATCCGATCTGACCCAACCATCAATCCTGTCTGAGGGTGATAGGCGATCGCCGCATAAAACCCATCAAACACCGGAGCGGATTGAGGATCAGATCCCTGCCAGAGTTGCCGCAGTTGATTGGCATTTACCCTGACTGCACTGCCCTCTGCGATCGCTTCTCCCCAAACCACCGCAACACCTGCTGCATCAGCCTCCCAGGTAATGGGTGCATGGGCATGGGCTGCCCAGATCACCTGCACGTTACCCATGCCACAAGTCTGTGTGACTAACTCCGCAACGGGTGGAATCAGCGGCATCACTGTTTGGACAAACTGCGATCGCCTTTCAGGATCAGGGTCAAGAATCGCTAGAAAATTAGCCACAGGGAGGAACCATTCGCAATCAAACAGATTCGCCAAATTTTGAATTGGCGTTACTTAACGGGAGGTCTAAATCAGGGTTTTGGCGGTTAAAATCGCACCCATACGCAAAACCGACCGACGTTTCGGCAAACCCTTCATTCTTCCGGAGTCCACATTGGCAGACTTGGCTCAAATCGCTGCGAATTCATTCGCCAGATCCTGAAGCCGAATTGCCGCTACTTAAGACTTACAGCAGTTGTGAGAGACATCAGCCATAAATTGATAGCCACAAATCGATTGGTCTGCAAAACATCCTGATACCGATAATTACTAGATGCACCCGTTTCCAGTGCAAATGCGGACGCTTGTAGTGGCAGGTTTTGCAGATAGTTTCTTGGGTTTGCCGTTAGTAAACCGCTAAACCTGCCCCTACCAACATCTGTCTTGGTCACAATTTAATTTGGTATGAAATCCTGAAGATACACTTGGAGACTGTAAACGGAAAAGGAGTTTGATTGACCGCTGGTTGACTGTTAGCAGTGAGATGATCGTGTATGAACTGGCAAAGCATTAAGAACCGACTGTCGAGGGTATGGACAACGATTCGAGCGGAGAATGTTTGTCAAACCACCTCGACCGAATTTGTGCCTTCTAT
This DNA window, taken from Oscillatoria sp. FACHB-1407, encodes the following:
- a CDS encoding asparagine synthetase B family protein, translating into MANFLAILDPDPERRSQFVQTVMPLIPPVAELVTQTCGMGNVQVIWAAHAHAPITWEADAAGVAVVWGEAIAEGSAVRVNANQLRQLWQGSDPQSAPVFDGFYAAIAYHPQTGLMVGSDRMGLFPVYYWTQADVVLVASSPELFRYHPLFQPRFNPAGLVGILLTNGLFAGQTLWQGVLRLAAGHLLVCQPEKAPQEISQTQLLGASQSNHYAALSLAEQLDLLGQTIEQSLVRHAPPGQSYALMLSGGLDSRLLAGYLDRQQADVVALTLGISTDIEMQCARRVARELGFKHRAIAMPLQQYPDHMHLVTRWEHLANGYNWGMNWGIHSHLRDLAHRVVSGYSLDAVVGGPLPMPRNRTNVPPFDLFFTRGINHWGIQPEILKRLCRREIFGDLVSDIYQQIRARYESYAEDDLRRIWLFELQHQQRFHIGSAAWKLTFGAWPVLLSLDRQLITTTMALPIQILCDRYAQKQLLCTQFPALAQLPLDRNEFNTKPLLATKTSERLAQWHLLQSKWQRLLRKLGRDRRYYYRICDFNNPGWRSLRRQASQCQEQMGVFFDQTVLNELLPPPEEQVRFQRDAILEASGLKALIGFMLWSKYNSS
- a CDS encoding FAD-dependent oxidoreductase, yielding MDWLSSSSSPSISRRTLLKLFGIGTIGGLVGYSRLMKPQPTVFKQDTLALPYQLDQPKQVVVIGGGLAGLACAYELSQRGFVVTLLERAAQLGGKIASWDIQVGDQPFRMEHGFHGFFPQYYNLKSIVSELEIENHFKSLNYYSVVYRDKKYDPEVFRPSHSAFPWNIVDLAIASTNRLQWGLNLTKYAHWQVFREITGFHPQKSYGRLDHLSVAQWVENEFPRGLYDLYFLPFAKSSLNAPDVMSAAELMQFFHFYFFGNPEGLAFNGTVQDMGRSLVDPIVNAITATGGQVITEATVNRVGWDQGRISSVEYQIGGNSRTVPFWVKRNPLLSTDELEFFGAGDAVYAIAPNQQEAMSLSCTHQGCTVHTETDGHFHCPCHGAEYDDRGRVLRGPAQRDLPRFKVLSRDGEQIQLVAMQADTTPTQTVQADYYVFAADIPGVQHLFSLSEGEPHAQVAKQVQELTVADPFAVARFWFDRDFDWEHSDFTSLSGYRLTDSITLYHRIQDDYIDWAKRTGGSVVELHAYCYKEREFPTQQALLTTFESELYEIVPALQSATMLHRELVNQKNFAGFPPNSYSDRPETATLVSNLMFAGDWVKMPFPCGLMERAVSSGLLAANEILHREGVQRRSLLTVSPQGLLQI
- a CDS encoding aromatic ring-hydroxylating dioxygenase subunit alpha, with amino-acid sequence MLDTPLSTTSTRDVRRLGINLNHWYVVAQSGEVQAKPVGVTLWHQAIVLYRDQSGEVHALEDRCPHRHVRLSEGNVVNGQLECIYHGWQFNAEGRCAAVPYLADNQKLPTCQIRTYPVREQDGFIWLFPGDATLQHTVPLMGLPEWDHLNYIGSFTTIECEAHYSYLIENLMDMHHGHLHQSYQAWAEAKLEDLEETGDRVVAHYQAQSYYTINKIWSVAQLFIPAMRQLHPEPLDVSYVYPHWASKLGDDFRIYCLLCPVHETHTRAYLIHFTSLNAFPRLHKLPEWFRRFIKDSFFGSAKGLLDGLVRQDVLMIEQEQQAYLANPQRKGYELNRALGSVQRLMQRQASGVE